In Haloarcula sp. H-GB4, a single genomic region encodes these proteins:
- the thiL gene encoding thiamine-phosphate kinase codes for MDERAALADLADRLPDAGDDCAVVDGQVITTDMLHERTDFPSGTTRYTAGWRAVAASLSDVAAMGAEATAAVAAYGAPSFEPDELAAFIDGTQDVCHAVGAEYVGGDLDSHDEFTVATTAIGSAAEPVRRSGASPGDAVCVTGTLGRSGAALELFDRGDTDQANELFQFEPRVRAGVALRPHATAMMDSSDGLARSLHQLAAASGCGFAIEAPLPIDAQADALAKTEQERRELGVFFGEDFELVCTLPESDVLEAREAVPCPLHRIGTATEHGVTLDGETLPDRGYSH; via the coding sequence ATGGACGAGCGGGCCGCACTCGCTGACCTCGCCGACCGACTTCCCGACGCGGGCGACGACTGCGCCGTCGTGGACGGGCAGGTCATCACGACCGATATGCTCCACGAGCGGACGGACTTCCCGTCGGGGACGACCCGCTACACGGCTGGCTGGCGGGCCGTCGCCGCCTCGCTGTCGGATGTAGCGGCGATGGGGGCCGAGGCAACTGCCGCAGTGGCCGCGTACGGCGCACCGTCGTTCGAACCGGATGAACTCGCGGCGTTCATCGACGGCACACAGGACGTGTGTCACGCGGTCGGCGCGGAATACGTCGGCGGCGATCTGGATAGCCACGACGAGTTCACCGTCGCAACGACGGCCATCGGCTCCGCGGCTGAGCCCGTTCGACGCTCAGGCGCTTCGCCCGGTGACGCGGTCTGTGTCACCGGAACGCTCGGCCGGTCAGGCGCCGCCCTCGAACTGTTCGACCGGGGCGATACCGACCAGGCGAACGAGCTATTCCAGTTCGAGCCTCGCGTTCGTGCGGGCGTCGCGCTCCGACCGCACGCGACAGCAATGATGGATTCGAGCGACGGTCTGGCCCGCTCGCTGCACCAACTGGCTGCGGCCAGCGGCTGTGGTTTTGCTATCGAAGCGCCACTGCCGATAGACGCACAGGCCGACGCGCTCGCGAAGACTGAGCAAGAGCGCAGAGAACTGGGTGTGTTCTTCGGCGAGGACTTCGAGCTGGTGTGTACGCTGCCTGAATCCGACGTGCTCGAAGCCAGAGAGGCCGTGCCGTGCCCGCTCCACCGCATCGGCACGGCCACCGAGCACGGCGTGACACTCGACGGCGAGACGCTTCCGGACCGAGGGTACTCACACTGA
- a CDS encoding lysylphosphatidylglycerol synthase transmembrane domain-containing protein, which translates to MDGNRVATVVGFAAALAVLAGLVWLVGIGETLDALATADLGALLAVAGIAILWLVSWGLALWTVLQALDAPVAPHTAVLVFVAAVFSNNVTPFGQAGGEPVSALLISTAADTEYETGLAAIATVDTVHFLPSVGYAVIGFTFVAAGAVQLTRNLAFAAGAVAVLAVGIPTAAVLGWRHRDRVQALVIRGVAPALAALSNVVPRWSPPSAANIQARIEGFFSAIERIATDRRTVLQTFGLSAVGWVCLSASLWTSLYAVGAPVPVEVVLLVVPVGSIASIVPLPGGSGAIETVLVTLLVSTAPVSAALATSGVLIHRVGSYLLPTVLGGGVAAALGVDRAAAPEK; encoded by the coding sequence ATGGATGGGAACCGCGTGGCGACGGTCGTCGGGTTCGCGGCGGCGCTCGCCGTCCTCGCGGGGCTGGTGTGGCTTGTCGGCATCGGCGAGACGCTGGACGCGCTCGCGACAGCGGACCTAGGGGCGCTGCTCGCCGTCGCAGGCATTGCCATACTGTGGCTCGTCTCGTGGGGGCTGGCGCTGTGGACGGTTCTGCAAGCCCTAGACGCGCCGGTGGCACCACACACTGCCGTGCTCGTGTTCGTCGCCGCCGTGTTCTCGAACAACGTCACACCCTTTGGCCAGGCCGGCGGCGAGCCAGTGAGCGCGCTGCTCATTTCGACGGCCGCCGACACCGAGTACGAGACCGGGCTGGCAGCTATCGCCACCGTCGATACTGTCCATTTCCTGCCGTCAGTCGGGTATGCTGTCATCGGATTCACGTTTGTCGCCGCTGGTGCGGTCCAGTTGACCCGGAACTTGGCGTTTGCCGCCGGTGCCGTCGCGGTGCTCGCGGTCGGCATCCCCACTGCCGCTGTCCTGGGCTGGCGACACCGGGACCGGGTTCAAGCGCTGGTCATCCGCGGTGTCGCACCGGCTCTGGCCGCGCTGTCGAACGTCGTGCCCCGATGGTCACCGCCGTCCGCGGCCAACATCCAGGCACGAATCGAGGGGTTCTTTTCGGCCATCGAGCGCATCGCGACCGACCGGCGGACGGTTCTCCAGACCTTCGGGCTCTCGGCCGTTGGCTGGGTCTGCCTGTCGGCGTCGCTGTGGACGTCGCTGTACGCCGTTGGGGCACCAGTACCAGTCGAAGTTGTCCTGCTTGTCGTTCCCGTTGGGAGTATCGCCAGCATCGTACCGCTTCCCGGCGGGTCCGGCGCTATCGAGACGGTGCTCGTGACCCTGCTGGTCTCGACGGCTCCGGTTTCGGCCGCGCTGGCCACCTCAGGGGTGCTGATCCACCGCGTCGGGAGCTACCTGTTGCCGACGGTTCTCGGCGGCGGCGTCGCCGCTGCGCTCGGCGTCGACCGGGCTGCAGCGCCCGAGAAGTGA
- a CDS encoding 30S ribosomal protein S19e, with protein sequence MATLYDVPPEELIEALTETLADEDDIEAPDWAEFTKTGVDRELPPEQEDFWTRRAASLLRKVAVDGPVGVNALRSEYGTSKQGTTRYRVRPHQKTKGSGNIIRTALQQLEDAGYVETSENDGRRVTGDGRSLLDDTAGDLLTELDRPELERYA encoded by the coding sequence ATGGCTACACTCTACGACGTTCCCCCCGAGGAACTCATCGAGGCACTCACGGAGACGCTCGCAGACGAAGACGACATCGAAGCGCCGGACTGGGCCGAGTTCACCAAGACCGGTGTCGACCGCGAACTCCCACCTGAGCAAGAGGACTTCTGGACGCGACGTGCCGCCAGCCTCCTCCGAAAGGTCGCCGTCGACGGTCCCGTCGGTGTCAACGCCCTCCGCTCCGAGTACGGCACTTCGAAGCAGGGGACGACCCGCTACCGCGTCCGCCCACACCAGAAGACCAAGGGCTCGGGCAACATCATCCGGACGGCGCTCCAGCAGCTCGAAGACGCCGGCTACGTCGAGACCAGCGAAAACGACGGCCGCCGTGTCACGGGTGACGGCCGCAGCCTCCTCGACGACACCGCAGGCGACCTCCTGACGGAACTCGACCGCCCGGAACTCGAACGCTACGCGTAA
- a CDS encoding DNA-binding protein, with protein MSGDPSEEELDELRKKKMEQLKEQQGGEGEGQEAAQQQAEAQKQAVLKQNLTDGARKRLNTVKMSKPQVGEQVEQQVVALARSGRVQGQIDEDQMKELLSELTPDSKSFDIKRR; from the coding sequence ATGAGTGGCGACCCCAGCGAGGAAGAACTCGACGAGCTCCGAAAAAAGAAGATGGAGCAGCTCAAGGAACAGCAGGGCGGCGAAGGCGAAGGCCAGGAGGCCGCGCAACAGCAGGCTGAAGCCCAGAAACAGGCCGTCCTCAAACAGAACCTTACTGACGGCGCGCGCAAGCGGCTCAACACGGTCAAGATGTCGAAACCGCAGGTCGGCGAACAGGTCGAACAGCAGGTCGTCGCGCTGGCCCGTAGCGGCCGCGTGCAGGGCCAGATCGACGAGGACCAGATGAAAGAGCTCCTCTCGGAGCTGACGCCCGACTCCAAGAGCTTCGATATCAAGCGCCGGTAG
- a CDS encoding alpha hydrolase, with product MRCALLYSGGKDSTLAALLLDPFYDVTLVSGSFGVRDTDPAQESATAVGFDHATVDLDPDVAHNAVKQMHDDGYPRNGIQQVHEHAVETVARGDWVADADGLDTLDAVADGTRRDDRVPTVDRPLAQSIEDRFDVDYLAPLAGIGRGAIDAMAADRLVVETGPSAEIPKADYEVELRALLRERYSEGVVADVFPEHTQSRVQGLR from the coding sequence ATGCGCTGTGCTCTGTTGTACAGCGGCGGAAAGGACTCGACGCTGGCGGCGCTTTTGCTTGACCCCTTTTACGACGTGACGCTCGTCAGTGGCTCTTTTGGCGTCCGCGACACTGACCCTGCACAGGAGAGCGCAACGGCTGTAGGCTTCGACCACGCGACGGTCGATCTGGACCCGGACGTGGCCCACAATGCCGTCAAGCAGATGCACGACGACGGCTACCCGCGAAACGGCATCCAACAGGTCCACGAACACGCTGTCGAAACCGTTGCCCGTGGTGACTGGGTCGCCGATGCCGACGGTCTCGATACACTCGACGCCGTGGCTGACGGCACCCGCCGCGATGACCGGGTGCCGACGGTGGACCGCCCGCTCGCCCAGAGCATCGAGGACCGTTTCGACGTGGACTACCTCGCGCCGCTTGCGGGCATCGGTCGCGGCGCTATCGACGCGATGGCCGCTGACCGGCTCGTCGTCGAGACCGGCCCCAGCGCCGAGATCCCGAAGGCTGACTACGAGGTTGAACTCCGTGCGCTCCTGCGGGAGCGCTACAGTGAGGGTGTCGTGGCTGACGTGTTCCCCGAGCACACACAGTCCCGCGTGCAGGGCCTGCGGTAG
- a CDS encoding ATPase domain-containing protein — MTQRFETGVRALDRKLNGGVPAGSLVTLLAEPASQAELFLSEFVARQETVYLSGEQAPTTVTSTLRSQRGAYDNLTVSQLNREAPVSDALAHVEGLTEGSLLVVDPVEPLERADTGEFRAFLETLQARLTQTDSVAVLYALKHDATPSQRHRTEYTSDVVLDLETKRRDDAIENRLFVPKFRGGRALTEPICLDLTDRISVDTSRDIA, encoded by the coding sequence GTGACGCAACGATTCGAAACAGGGGTTCGAGCGCTGGACCGAAAGCTCAACGGCGGCGTACCGGCTGGCAGCCTCGTCACACTGCTCGCCGAACCGGCGAGCCAGGCGGAGCTGTTTCTCTCCGAGTTCGTCGCCCGGCAGGAAACGGTGTATCTCTCCGGCGAACAGGCACCCACGACGGTCACGTCGACGTTGCGGTCACAGCGAGGGGCCTACGACAACCTCACAGTCAGCCAGTTGAACCGTGAGGCCCCGGTGAGCGATGCACTCGCCCACGTCGAGGGACTCACTGAAGGGTCGCTCCTCGTCGTCGACCCAGTCGAGCCACTCGAGCGCGCCGACACAGGGGAGTTTCGGGCCTTCCTCGAAACGCTGCAGGCCAGACTCACACAGACCGACAGCGTCGCGGTCCTGTACGCACTCAAGCACGACGCGACACCGTCACAGCGCCATCGGACGGAGTACACGAGCGACGTCGTGCTTGACCTCGAAACGAAACGGCGCGACGACGCCATCGAAAACAGGCTCTTTGTTCCGAAGTTCCGCGGAGGGCGAGCGCTCACCGAACCGATCTGCCTCGACCTCACCGACCGCATCAGCGTGGACACCAGCCGGGATATCGCCTAG
- the hisS gene encoding histidine--tRNA ligase translates to MYDSVKGFRDFYPEEMQARRWAMDTLEDVAQRYGFREIGTPALEPTEMYVDKSGEEIVEELYSFEDKGGREVALTPELTPTVARMFVAKQQELSKPIKWVSTRPFWRYEEPQQGRFREFYQTNVDIFGSAEPTADAEILAVAVDMLTDLGLTGEDFEIRVSHRDILSGVLESFGADVDVPEAIRAVDKRAKVDHDDYLDALVEAGLNYGQADKFDEMLQIDAQEIETLADLTGSEDVRAATDNLQAVLDAAEDFGVRKHLTVSLTTARGLDYYTGIVFECFDSTGEVSRSVFGGGRYDDLIEGFGGQPTPAVGFAPGHATLQLLCQRAGVWPAEELSTDYYVLQVGDTRPTAARIARDLRERGHVVESDVADRSFGAQMGYADGINAETVVIVGEQDLENDEVTLKEMDDGEQVSVPLSEFPGDHDRPTFEDFTE, encoded by the coding sequence ATGTACGACTCCGTCAAGGGCTTTCGCGATTTCTACCCCGAGGAGATGCAGGCCCGGCGGTGGGCCATGGATACGCTTGAAGACGTCGCACAGCGCTATGGCTTCCGAGAAATCGGCACCCCAGCGCTGGAACCGACCGAGATGTACGTCGACAAGAGCGGTGAGGAGATCGTCGAGGAACTGTACAGCTTCGAGGACAAGGGCGGACGCGAGGTCGCGCTCACGCCGGAGCTGACGCCGACTGTCGCGCGGATGTTCGTCGCCAAGCAACAGGAGCTCTCGAAGCCGATCAAGTGGGTGTCGACGCGGCCGTTCTGGCGCTACGAGGAGCCCCAGCAGGGGCGGTTCCGGGAGTTCTACCAGACCAACGTCGACATCTTCGGGTCGGCAGAGCCGACGGCCGACGCCGAGATTCTGGCCGTTGCCGTGGATATGCTCACTGACCTCGGGCTGACGGGCGAGGACTTCGAAATCCGCGTCTCACATCGGGATATCCTCTCGGGCGTGCTGGAGTCGTTCGGGGCGGACGTGGACGTGCCCGAGGCGATTCGTGCGGTCGACAAGCGGGCGAAGGTCGACCACGACGACTACCTCGACGCGCTCGTCGAGGCGGGGCTCAACTACGGGCAGGCCGACAAGTTCGACGAGATGCTGCAGATCGACGCCCAAGAAATCGAAACGCTTGCGGACCTTACCGGCTCCGAGGATGTCCGCGCGGCGACCGACAACCTGCAGGCAGTGCTCGACGCAGCCGAGGACTTCGGCGTCCGCAAGCACCTCACTGTCTCGCTGACGACCGCGCGCGGGCTGGACTACTACACTGGCATTGTCTTCGAGTGCTTCGACTCGACGGGCGAGGTGTCACGCTCGGTGTTCGGCGGCGGCCGCTATGACGACCTCATCGAGGGCTTCGGTGGCCAGCCGACGCCGGCCGTCGGGTTCGCGCCCGGCCACGCCACGCTCCAGTTGCTCTGTCAGCGCGCCGGCGTCTGGCCCGCCGAGGAACTGTCAACGGACTACTACGTCCTGCAGGTCGGTGACACGCGCCCGACCGCGGCCCGCATCGCCCGTGACCTGCGCGAGCGGGGCCACGTCGTCGAGAGCGACGTTGCCGACCGGTCCTTCGGCGCGCAGATGGGATACGCCGACGGCATCAACGCCGAGACGGTCGTTATCGTCGGCGAGCAGGACCTCGAAAACGACGAGGTGACGCTCAAAGAGATGGACGACGGCGAGCAGGTCAGCGTCCCGCTCTCTGAGTTCCCGGGCGACCACGACCGGCCGACGTTCGAGGACTTCACGGAGTAG
- a CDS encoding SHOCT domain-containing protein, giving the protein MQLPSIALPRWKLVATIAILSMGFAMLAGAAGLGNVLAPIFIILGWFILAPLVALLGSKLPMIESPAAEPDSDEADMTMASEPTVDPVDQLRERYARGELTDSEFERRLDRLLETESLSANSETEETVGEADREVSLETE; this is encoded by the coding sequence ATGCAGCTCCCCTCCATCGCTCTCCCGAGGTGGAAGCTCGTCGCAACCATCGCGATACTGTCGATGGGCTTTGCCATGCTCGCAGGTGCGGCCGGCCTCGGAAACGTGCTTGCTCCGATATTTATCATCCTCGGCTGGTTCATCCTGGCCCCGCTTGTCGCCCTTCTGGGATCGAAACTGCCGATGATTGAGTCGCCGGCGGCCGAGCCGGATTCGGATGAAGCCGACATGACCATGGCTTCGGAACCGACGGTAGACCCGGTCGACCAGCTTCGGGAGCGGTACGCCCGCGGTGAATTAACTGACAGCGAGTTCGAGCGGCGACTGGACCGACTGTTGGAAACCGAATCACTCTCAGCAAACAGTGAAACAGAGGAGACGGTTGGTGAGGCTGACAGAGAAGTCAGTCTCGAAACTGAATGA
- a CDS encoding GNAT family N-acetyltransferase — protein MSNAAAADHNFPRPPETFTDHDGRTVTIEAYDGDIDPLVEMYADFGPDSRSQGVPPRTEADIRDWLPNLVEDGLNVVVWHEDQAVGHSVLVPYQDTSELAIFVHPDYQHAGIGSQLIRVLLGYGQENGLDRVWLSVSNTNHVARALYESVGFETIAKERVEMEMERAL, from the coding sequence ATGTCCAACGCCGCCGCGGCGGATCACAACTTCCCTCGCCCGCCCGAAACGTTCACCGACCACGACGGGCGGACGGTAACAATCGAGGCCTATGACGGCGACATTGACCCACTGGTGGAGATGTATGCTGATTTCGGGCCCGACTCCCGGTCACAGGGTGTCCCACCCCGGACTGAAGCGGACATCCGCGACTGGCTGCCGAACCTTGTCGAAGACGGCCTGAACGTCGTTGTCTGGCACGAGGATCAAGCTGTCGGCCACTCCGTCCTCGTCCCGTATCAGGACACATCGGAGCTGGCGATTTTCGTCCATCCAGACTACCAGCACGCCGGCATCGGCTCACAGCTCATCCGCGTCCTGCTTGGCTACGGGCAGGAAAACGGGCTCGACCGCGTCTGGCTTTCGGTCTCGAACACGAACCACGTCGCCCGGGCACTGTACGAGTCAGTCGGCTTCGAGACGATTGCCAAAGAGCGGGTGGAAATGGAGATGGAACGGGCGCTCTGA